DNA from Eulemur rufifrons isolate Redbay chromosome 4, OSU_ERuf_1, whole genome shotgun sequence:
CTCGGGACCACGCGCTCAGCACACCGTGGACAGTGGCGGGAAGGGGTTCTGCTTGCTGACCACCAGCTTCTGGTGCTGGTGCGATATGTAGCCCTTAATGTGACCctgcaggaaagagagagaggaaggagctgaCATGTCTAATCCGAGCCACGGCGCAGACGAAGGGCGATTCAGTTGCTCCGTTCCCGGCAGGAGCCTTCTTCCCTGGCGTGGGTGCCCTTCAGCTCACTGGGCAGTGACTGGAACTAAACACAGCCGGCCCCGCACCTGTGGGTCCCCTTCTGTGGATTCAGCCAACCATAGATAAAAAATACTcagagaaggccgggcgcggtggctcacgcctgtaatcctagcactctgggaggccgaggtgggcggatcgtttgagctcaggagttcgagaccagcctgagcaagagcgagaccccacctctactaaaaatagaaagaaattatatggacagctaaaaatatatatagaaaaaattagccgggcatggtggcgcatgcctgtagtcccagctactcgggaggctgagacaggaggatcgcttaagcccaggagtttgaggttgctgtgagctaggctgacgccacggcactcactctagcctgggcaacagagtgagactctgtctcaaaaaaaaaaaaaaaaaaaaatactcagagAAAAAAGCATCTGTTCTGAGCACGCCTTGTTTTAGTTGTTATTCCCTAAACAACACAGTGTAACAAGTATTTATACGGCAGCACTTGCGCCGTATTTGGTGCTGGAAGTAACCCAGAGATGGTTTAAAGCACGCAGGGGTGTGCAAACACTGCACCATTTTGTTTCAGGGACTTGGCAGCTGAGGACGCTGGTGTCCAGGGGGTCCCGGAACCCGTCCCCCGTGGCCACCCAATTCCACACACAGGGCTGACTGCACGTACGGTGGAGGACGCAGAAATACGTACTACATTCACTGCTCAGAAGGCCCTTTGAATGGCATTTGCTGGGATAAAATCAGCCCTGTCAGAAAATACCTTCACCAAAGCAAAAGGCTTTTTAACAGTTTTACCACCACATTAACACTTCGCATCCAGACCGTCCCGCCACGAACGGCTGCCGGGCGCAGAGCAGGGGCGCACCATGTATATCAGGTTGGCCAGGATGCACTGCACTTCGTCGATGTCCACGTCCTCCACCTGCATGAGCCTCAAGGCCACCAGGAAGGCGTCCAGGGACAGCTGATGTGTTCTGAGCAGCAAATACCTGGAGGGGAAGAGGCGCCCACTCGGTCACTAGCTGGAGCGCAGCACTTCGAAGGCCACGAAGGGCACCACGCGTCCACAGGGGAAGACATCTCTTAAAAAACCagtgttgaaaataatttttccacttATTAGATAGACTCCAAAGACTCTCTAAAAATAAGAgctattaaatataatttgacttttcaattaaaaaaagccACTAGGCCACtagtacaaaattttttttttttttttttgcatttactgagtattacattaaatttaagatGCGTATTTTTTCACACGCGAGTATCTCTGGAATCAGGATGCAGCTGACAAGGGATCGTGTCTTACGGATTCAGGGAAATATGGGCCTTCCTGCTTCTGACGGACCCACAGCTGTGTAAAAAGTCTGCCTTGCTTTGAAGCTTAATTAACTGAGATCCTGGCGGGACCAGGCCTCAGAGGAGAGGCGAGTCCAGTGCTGGGTCTGAGAGGAGGAGCAACCACACAAATGTCTGACCTGACGGGCAGGAGTGGGCTCGGCCGGCTCTGACCCAGGAGGCGAGGCCGACACCCCCAGTCCTTGCTGCCAAGTCTGCTCATCACACAGAACCTGCGTTATTCTCCCCAGAAGCACCAGCAAAGCCTCTACTGCTCACCTGCGTCCGCGCCCAGGCTCCCAGGTGGCAGTGGGCGGGGCGTCTCGTTCCATTCCACACAGTTAAAGGGAAACGAGGGGAGGGGGTCTCTGCCCAGCAGGGCGGCCCCTCCCCGCCTGCAGCTCGGCTTCCACCCGCTGCCAGCTGTACGCCAGCCCCGCTGGGGTCCCCACAGCCTGGGTAAATGCTTACACTTTCTTAAAGAGGTTCCTGTAGGTGATGATCTTCAGTTTTTCGAGGATAAGGAAAATACCGCAGCGAATGAAGAACGTCTCGTGCTTGGCCAGCGCCTCGGTCAGCAGGAGCAGGTTGCCTTCGCTGGCCACGGAGGGAAGACGCCACCACCACAGAACAAAATCCCGGAAAGAGTGCGTCAAAAACCAGTGACTTCTCACACACATCAGGTAGTTTctactattttatgtttttaaaaatctcaagtgGAAAAGAATTAAATACTCTACCTTACAGCTTTGGTTACCTCAGCAAACTGCATGAGATGGTACTTTTTCAAGAGCTCAATCGTTGGCATATGACCCTGAAACAGTTTTCCAGAATGAAAATGCTTTCATCTTTCACAGAATTGTCTTTGATAAAATTCTTTTCAAggaattaagtttttaaaaaactgcaacCTGACTCTCTTAGAGTTTCTACGCAGGTAGCTGGACGAGGATTAACAACACACTAGCACCCTGGGAAAACAGCCCTGGTCCGGAAATACGGGCACCGGGCACAACAGTTTGTCACTCAGCGACATGTGACTTTGACCTTGGCCTTCTCACGGCTCTCACTGTTCATGTAACAGGAGGGGAGTGAGAACCGAAGAAACACTAGTGTAATCGTCAGATTTAGGACTATGGAAATGTCTTCCAGAAGAGTGAGCTAAAAAACGTGAAACCGGTTGTCTTGTAAGTGGCGTCGGGTACGACGTCGCTGCCTTTTCAATCCCAAGCCATCCTGAGCCGCTGCAGTTTTAGCTGTGAGTGTgcactgctttatttttttaaatttttaaatgggagaaaagaaagcTCTGTCACTTTAAGGATGTGTTAGTCAATTAACTTACCAGTTATTtgacatttcttttcaaatatcaaaAACAAATTTGGTGAACTAAATAAAATACCTGCAGACAGGCTGGAATGACATTTTTCCCCCACTGCTGTTAATTTAGATTTTTAGggacaaatataataatatgcacttgttttatttgttatatgAATGTTAAACTTTTGAGTTAAATACTTTTAGGAGAAACAGAACACAGACGAAGCTTTTCTAGAAGGGTCTGGAAGTGCCAGCCATGGAGAGCCCTGTGGTTCGGGCCAATCACAGGCTTATCCCTGCTCTGTCTTGGGGCGACCCCCACGCAGACTGTGACCGGCCACACACCGTCTGCTGTTCTTAAAAAGCCTATCAGCTTCTTTAAAGCACCAGGATCCATCAAAACTGAGTACCACTCACTCACCAGTAGCATTTTCACTGGAAGCAAATATATCAGAATCATCCTTTTGTTCTTCTGACTGAGGCGGTGGCAGTGCTCAAAGGCGAACGACAGGTACTCCTCGGCTGCAGAGACGACCAGGGACCGTTGAGGGTGGGACCCGCAGCACCCCAACATGACAGCCTCGCCCCAGAGCTCCCAATTGCCACACTCCCTTCCTGCCCGATTCCACCGTCTTCCCCTTGCATATTTCGTTCCTCCTTTTGTTCTCTCAGAAGATACGAGCCCGGCTTTATTTCTGTCATCAGTGATTTTCCTTAGGTAAAACCCACAGCCCCAAAGTCAACAAGAACTGCCTGGGAAGTTCTGCTTAACAGGGAAAACTGAAGAAATTAACTTCCCTTGAGAGTCTGACTTGCCTACGGGTCCTCTGGCAAGCCACCGCGCTCGGCATGTTAAAAGTTTTTAACCTGCTCAAACGATACCCACATTcatggaaaacataaaaacatatttaaaaacgTACCTccgttatttattttaatcatgcataagtaaacagaataaaaataacttagaGAAACACACCTTCCAGCTTAGCATATAATTCAATGATCATATACCTTCCACTTGAAATGAAcgtaagctttaaaaaaatgaccgTATTAActtgtaatatatatattctgtcCTGACAGCAACATTAAGAGGAGATTCCATTTCATATAAAACAGACTTGAGTTTAacagatttcaaaacaaaaatgattcaGTTTGTCGAGACAAATCCTACCGAGTGCGCGGCACAGACCTGCCAGGAGTCTAAGGTGCTGACCGGCCACTCTGAGGGCGAGGCCGCGTGGACCTGCGCTTCTGTTGAGGCTTGGAAGGCAAAGGTGAGAGAAGGGCAGGGATTCTGGACAGCGGCTCGGCCTCCTCCCCAGACAAGGGCAGGCTTTGCCGACGCTGAGTCTGGTTCAAGAATTAGGGagggaggccaggcgcggtggctcacgcctacaaccccagcacttggggaggccgaggtgggaggcttgcttgagcccagcagcttaAGACCAGCTtgtgcaacatagcgagacctcatctctacaaaaactaaataaaaggaTTAGGAAAGTGAGATGTTCCCTCAGACAGAGGCACACTACTGTTTATGCTCCCTGAATAGTGACATTAAGTCCCAAACATAAGAGACCTGAGATGTGCAGAACCGCAGAGGCCGTCTCCTTTGCAGACCGTGTCACCAGAAGCAGCAGGCCCTGGGGTCTGAGGGAACCCCCCTGAGAACCACTGCCTCCGCTCCTAACTGGTGCGGCCGTCTCACAAAAGAAATGTCTCATCTTGCAGTGAGTGCGCGTGCCGCGGTGCCTTCCAGCCACCGAGCTGTGCCCGCCGGCAGCCCTGCAGGGCCGAGATCAAGGAGCAAGGATTCAGCCGAAAGTCCGCAATATCCCAGCTGCCAGAGCTGGACTTTCGCAGCCCAGACCCTGAGAAGGGGACCTTTACTactgcccagggcagggggccCAAGTCCCCATGGAGGtacaaaaatgcattttctaaTAGATAGTGCATGCTGAGATGTTCTGCTGTCTTTGAGGGGACTTCACATATTTTGCATCAAACAATATATTTTGGTTGGAGTAAAAACTATCTAGAAGAGTATAAATCTCtgacattaatatatttttgaaagtgtATAACAAATAACTGAGATACTCCAAATATTCCTtcttacataacataaaatcacatgaaagaattaaaatcaacACAATCTCTGCAGACATTTTATCCACTTCAGTACAATCGGGGGCTCTAAGAATTCCCAGCAGCAAAGTGGGAATCAGAACCGCTGAGGGCTCAAGCGTCAGTGCTGGCTTCTTAGGGACATAAAAAGTGCCTGATTAGCTCAGTAATCTCAGAAAATCACAGTCTCTacgattttcattttcttttacagtaAAATGTAAGTTTTAGATGATAGAGTCTTGAAGGAACTCTTTAGCTCTGAAGGTTTTAGAAACTATGACTATGTGGTGGCAATATTAACAGGTCGCTTCTGGCTATGTAAGGTACCCAAACATATCACTCAGAGGAAAAACTTATCAAGACCTTAATAGAACTCagtagaatataatttaaaagtttctacccttatgctttgtattttaagggaaaaaaaaaaaaacagatgagagAATTAACCAAGAAAAGTCCTTCTTTAAAAGCCCTAGATCTACTAAAActtttgtgaaagaaaatgaaaggttaGTCTGCAGCCAACAGAATCAAACACCAGAGCAATTACTGTCCAAGAGCTGGCGCTGCGGTCAGCAGAGCAGCCAGGGCTGCAGTGGCCCAGGGAGAGAGGCCGTTCCACCCGCTTGTGTCGCCGGAGGGGTGCTGCTCTGTGCAGCTGCGGCTCTGTGCTCAGCAAAGAGCTGAAGAAGTAAGCTTAAAAGTCTGGTTTGAGTGCAAGAGAAGAGATCACAAAGAATGACCTCATGCCCGCTAATCAGaaggtataaaaaagaaaacagactggcTTCATGTTCTTGAGAAACTCAAAGACAAGCTAATATGTTAATGTGATCTGACAACATTCAGCACTGCGCAGAAACGAGGCTACACTGAAAACCACAAACACGAAATACGACACCAGGCCCCGGGCACACGTCTCCACTGCTTGCTGAGTCATCCCACGCGGGATTTTTAGGCAGTAAGTCAGGAGCTGAGCTCAGTGTTGTCCTCATCTCCACTTCCCATGTCCCCATAACTAGCACATGGACAGGGCCACAAGGCTCAGGGAACAGGCCTGTCAGTCAACGCAGCAGGGACGTCCACGGGACCGCGAGACTCGGACACGCATTCAGGACCCACCCAGGGCAGAGTAGGAACCTTCAAATATAACTTTCCGTCATTTGATCATTGTCAGtatcaaatatatacatacataacttgGACTTTGTTACACATATATTCTaccttaataataaaatacagtaattgGGTTCTCTGAAACTGTAACACTCAAATTGTTCAGAATGCAACGTCTTATTGAAACACTGGAAAAGAGGTGAACACACCTTGCTTAAAGTCGCTGTCAAACATGGCCTTGCGCCCCACGTAGTACTTGTAGGTGACCCTCTGCGCGGTGCTGTAGTCGTCCTTCAGGTTGGAGCTGTCGATCGCCCTGATCAGCGGCTTACACAGATGGAGTTTGTTGATCTATGATGAATAacaatccatttaaaatatttaaaaacaacaaaaacaggtggcagaaCAAACGTAAACTTCTGCTTTCCTAAGCATATGCCTCCTCAAAATGGGAGTTacagaagtatttattgaataacaaACACTAAAACAAAAAGCTGCCAGCACAGATGAGCTCACTCTGGACAGCGCAGAGGAGCCTCCCTGGGGCGCTGCTGGGCCTCGTCCGCGTCTGTTTCTGCAGTCAGTGGAGGACGCAGGCTCCAGAGAGAAACCAAAGCACCGGAGGCCCAATTCCACACCGGCCCAGGTGCTTAACACACAGGTGCCTTAGTTTCCCCTGGCACTAGTAACACTTACC
Protein-coding regions in this window:
- the PCID2 gene encoding PCI domain-containing protein 2 isoform X3 — its product is MAHITINQYLQQVYEAIDTRDGASCAELVSFKHPHVANPRLQMASPEEKCQQVLEPPYDEMFAAHLRCTYAVGNHDFVEAYKCQTVIVQLDLRVFANNADQQLVKKGKSKAGDMLEKAAELLMSCFRVCASDTRAGIEDSKKWGMLFLVNQLFKIYFKINKLHLCKPLIRAIDSSNLKDDYSTAQRVTYKYYVGRKAMFDSDFKQAEEYLSFAFEHCHRLSQKNKRMILIYLLPVKMLLGHMPTIELLKKYHLMQFAEVTKAVSEGNLLLLTEALAKHETFFIRCGIFLILEKLKIITYRNLFKKVYLLLRTHQLSLDAFLVALRLMQVEDVDIDEVQCILANLIYMGHIKGYISHQHQKLVVSKQNPFPPLSTVC
- the PCID2 gene encoding PCI domain-containing protein 2 isoform X1, with the protein product MAHITINQYLQQVYEAIDTRDGASCAELVSFKHPHVANPRLQMASPEEKCQQVLEPPYDEMFAAHLRCTYAVGNHDFVEAYKCQTVIVQSFLRAFQAHKEENWALPVMYAVALDLRVFANNADQQLVKKGKSKAGDMLEKAAELLMSCFRVCASDTRAGIEDSKKWGMLFLVNQLFKIYFKINKLHLCKPLIRAIDSSNLKDDYSTAQRVTYKYYVGRKAMFDSDFKQAEEYLSFAFEHCHRLSQKNKRMILIYLLPVKMLLGHMPTIELLKKYHLMQFAEVTKAVSEGNLLLLTEALAKHETFFIRCGIFLILEKLKIITYRNLFKKVYLLLRTHQLSLDAFLVALRLMQVEDVDIDEVQCILANLIYMGHIKGYISHQHQKLVVSKQNPFPPLSTVC
- the PCID2 gene encoding PCI domain-containing protein 2 isoform X5; amino-acid sequence: MHELNSVCVPDTQVFILEAHAFPARTYCSVTEPAGGTSFLRAFQAHKEENWALPVMYAVALDLRVFANNADQQLVKKGKSKAGDMLEKAAELLMSCFRVCASDTRAGIEDSKKWGMLFLVNQLFKIYFKINKLHLCKPLIRAIDSSNLKDDYSTAQRVTYKYYVGRKAMFDSDFKQAEEYLSFAFEHCHRLSQKNKRMILIYLLPVKMLLGHMPTIELLKKYHLMQFAEVTKAVSEGNLLLLTEALAKHETFFIRCGIFLILEKLKIITYRNLFKKVYLLLRTHQLSLDAFLVALRLMQVEDVDIDEVQCILANLIYMGHIKGYISHQHQKLVVSKQNPFPPLSTVC
- the PCID2 gene encoding PCI domain-containing protein 2 isoform X2 — protein: MAHITINQYLQQVYEAIDTRDGASCAELVSFKHPHVANPRLQMASPEEKCQQVLEPPYDEMFAAHLSTSFLRAFQAHKEENWALPVMYAVALDLRVFANNADQQLVKKGKSKAGDMLEKAAELLMSCFRVCASDTRAGIEDSKKWGMLFLVNQLFKIYFKINKLHLCKPLIRAIDSSNLKDDYSTAQRVTYKYYVGRKAMFDSDFKQAEEYLSFAFEHCHRLSQKNKRMILIYLLPVKMLLGHMPTIELLKKYHLMQFAEVTKAVSEGNLLLLTEALAKHETFFIRCGIFLILEKLKIITYRNLFKKVYLLLRTHQLSLDAFLVALRLMQVEDVDIDEVQCILANLIYMGHIKGYISHQHQKLVVSKQNPFPPLSTVC
- the PCID2 gene encoding PCI domain-containing protein 2 isoform X6, translating into MYAVALDLRVFANNADQQLVKKGKSKAGDMLEKAAELLMSCFRVCASDTRAGIEDSKKWGMLFLVNQLFKIYFKINKLHLCKPLIRAIDSSNLKDDYSTAQRVTYKYYVGRKAMFDSDFKQAEEYLSFAFEHCHRLSQKNKRMILIYLLPVKMLLGHMPTIELLKKYHLMQFAEVTKAVSEGNLLLLTEALAKHETFFIRCGIFLILEKLKIITYRNLFKKVYLLLRTHQLSLDAFLVALRLMQVEDVDIDEVQCILANLIYMGHIKGYISHQHQKLVVSKQNPFPPLSTVC
- the PCID2 gene encoding PCI domain-containing protein 2 isoform X4, with the protein product MAHITINQYLQQVYEAIDTRDGASCAELVSFKHPHVANPRLQMASPEEKCQQVLEPPYDEMFAAHLRCTYAVGNHDFVEAYKCQTVIVQSFLRAFQAHKEENWALPVMYAVALDLRVFANNADQQLVKKGKSKAGDMLEKAAELLMSCFRVCASDTRAGIEDSKKWGMLFLVNQLFKIYFKINKLHLCKPLIRAIDSSNLKDDYSTAQRVTYKYYVGRKAMFDSDFKQAEEYLSFAFEHCHRLSQKNKRMILIYLLPVKMLLGHMPTIELLKKYHLMQFAEVTKAVSEGNLLLLTEALAKHETFFIRCGIFLILEKLKIITYRNLFKKVYLLLRTHQLSLDAFLVALRLMQVEDVDIDEVQCILANLIYMVRPWSH